Proteins co-encoded in one Enterobacter sp. R4-368 genomic window:
- a CDS encoding methyl-accepting chemotaxis protein, protein MRWIYRLSMKFKLLLALLPLLFALIWLATSGILARVETGQQMRTIITLTDLAKNAGGVIHELQKERGMSAGYIGSKGQQFNAELTAQYILSDKALSQLAEALKAFPLQRANNDIRHALDQFRQHQQGITDFRQQIHALSVSGTDSLTWYSTIISDLLNVVGGISQLTDNGEIVNQLAAYYSVLNAKEQTGVERALMSNVFSADRFTDGQFRQLNEVVGKQLSWLAATRAFSTAAVNERLTAQLQTPEVTRALEMRQQAIDHVATGGFGVAPTDWFNAQTARINTLKSVEDAAANTLLQTAKDLADNAWRDVIVFAVISIAALLIALFFALLVASSIHRQLHHSLATIEGMDGDLTQRLDVPGSDELSLLNRAYNQAIENIQHIVSEIKHGAGVLRGASSEIASGNQDLASRTDEQAASLVETAASMEQIATAVNQTADNANEAKRLTQEMEQQVQEASRVAGEASQSMTAIRGSSEQISNIVSSIDEISFQTNLLALNAAVEAARAGELGKGFAVVASEVRNLSQRCANDAHQIRELVSKNMEQIQQGVTLVQASDRALQSAKAHTGQMLAFVSDIARAASEQSLGVSQVHQALNQLEQVTQQNAGLVASAASASQMLDQQSETMATLVDRFVVA, encoded by the coding sequence ATGAGATGGATTTACCGTTTATCAATGAAATTTAAATTATTACTGGCTTTACTGCCTTTATTGTTTGCCCTCATATGGTTAGCAACCAGCGGCATCCTGGCACGCGTGGAAACAGGCCAGCAGATGCGCACCATCATTACCTTAACGGATCTGGCGAAAAATGCCGGTGGCGTTATTCATGAATTACAAAAAGAGCGCGGCATGAGCGCAGGATATATCGGCAGCAAAGGACAGCAATTTAATGCCGAGTTAACTGCGCAATATATTCTCTCTGATAAAGCCCTGAGCCAGTTAGCCGAGGCGTTAAAAGCATTCCCGCTCCAGCGGGCGAATAATGATATTCGTCATGCGCTCGATCAATTCCGCCAGCATCAACAAGGCATAACGGATTTTCGCCAACAAATTCATGCCCTCAGCGTTAGCGGTACAGACTCGCTGACCTGGTACAGCACCATTATTAGCGATCTACTCAATGTGGTGGGTGGAATTAGTCAGCTGACGGATAACGGCGAAATTGTGAATCAACTGGCAGCATATTACAGCGTGCTGAATGCCAAAGAGCAAACCGGCGTGGAACGTGCGCTGATGTCCAACGTGTTTTCCGCCGACCGGTTTACCGACGGGCAGTTCCGTCAGCTGAACGAAGTGGTTGGCAAGCAACTTTCCTGGCTGGCGGCAACGCGAGCGTTCAGTACTGCCGCCGTCAATGAACGGCTGACGGCGCAACTGCAAACCCCGGAGGTGACGCGCGCGCTTGAGATGCGCCAGCAGGCAATTGACCATGTGGCGACCGGTGGTTTTGGCGTCGCCCCAACCGACTGGTTTAACGCCCAGACGGCACGCATCAATACGCTGAAATCCGTGGAAGATGCCGCGGCAAATACCCTGTTGCAAACGGCAAAAGATCTGGCGGATAACGCCTGGCGTGATGTGATTGTTTTTGCGGTGATAAGCATCGCAGCCCTGCTGATCGCGCTGTTCTTCGCCCTGCTGGTCGCCAGCAGTATTCATCGCCAGTTGCACCATTCACTGGCCACCATTGAAGGAATGGACGGCGATCTTACCCAGCGTCTGGATGTGCCGGGAAGCGACGAGCTCTCGCTCCTGAACCGCGCTTACAACCAGGCCATTGAAAATATTCAGCATATTGTCAGCGAGATAAAACACGGCGCGGGCGTGCTGCGCGGCGCCAGTTCCGAGATTGCCAGCGGGAACCAGGATCTGGCCTCACGAACGGATGAACAAGCCGCCTCGCTGGTAGAAACCGCGGCCAGCATGGAGCAGATCGCCACGGCGGTGAACCAGACGGCGGATAACGCGAACGAGGCTAAACGGCTGACGCAAGAGATGGAGCAACAGGTGCAGGAAGCAAGCCGGGTGGCGGGTGAAGCCAGCCAGAGCATGACTGCCATTCGCGGCTCCAGCGAGCAGATCTCGAATATCGTTAGTTCAATCGACGAAATCTCGTTTCAGACCAACCTGCTGGCACTGAATGCGGCAGTGGAAGCCGCACGCGCCGGTGAGCTGGGCAAAGGTTTCGCCGTGGTAGCGAGCGAAGTGCGTAACCTTTCGCAACGGTGTGCCAACGACGCGCACCAGATCCGCGAACTGGTGAGCAAAAACATGGAGCAGATCCAGCAAGGCGTCACGCTGGTGCAGGCTTCTGACCGCGCGCTGCAATCGGCAAAAGCCCATACCGGGCAGATGCTGGCGTTTGTCAGCGATATTGCGCGTGCGGCGAGCGAGCAGTCACTGGGCGTGTCGCAGGTGCATCAAGCCCTGAACCAACTGGAGCAGGTAACCCAGCAAAATGCCGGGCTGGTCGCCAGCGCGGCGAGCGCCAGCCAGATGCTGGATCAACAATCGGAAACCATGGCGACGCTGGTTGACCGCTTCGTGGTAGCGTAA
- a CDS encoding DUF1158 family protein: protein MKHSLEPLLTLAGILLMAFLSVLLLPAPALGLQLAQSLVQRFHLLDLTQLYIILYCLWFLLLGTVEFFVVRFIWKRWLAA, encoded by the coding sequence ATGAAACACTCGCTCGAACCGCTGCTTACGCTGGCAGGTATCCTGCTGATGGCTTTTCTCTCTGTGCTGCTGCTTCCTGCCCCTGCGCTTGGGTTGCAACTGGCGCAAAGCCTGGTGCAGCGCTTCCACCTGCTGGATTTGACGCAGCTTTATATCATTCTTTACTGCCTGTGGTTTTTGTTGCTCGGCACGGTGGAGTTTTTTGTTGTGCGCTTTATCTGGAAGCGCTGGCTCGCCGCCTGA
- a CDS encoding nitroreductase family protein, producing MSDNFLALAKQRRTIYALGKDLPVAEDVVIETIKEAIRQAPSAFNSQSSRALILLGKEHVQFWELTREQLRKIVPEESFKATSDKLDGFAAAAGSVLFFEDQDVVKGLQEQFAAYADNFPVWSEHSTGIAQYAVWLALTEKGIGANLQHYNPLVDADVQRTWGIPENWKLRGHMNFGSIVAPAGDKAFMDDAKRFVVAR from the coding sequence ATGTCAGACAATTTTCTCGCTTTAGCAAAACAACGCCGCACTATCTATGCCTTGGGTAAAGATCTGCCGGTGGCAGAAGATGTGGTCATTGAAACCATCAAAGAAGCGATTCGTCAGGCACCTTCGGCGTTTAACTCACAGAGTTCCCGCGCGCTGATCCTGTTAGGTAAAGAACATGTGCAGTTCTGGGAGCTGACTCGCGAGCAGCTGAGAAAAATCGTGCCGGAAGAGAGCTTTAAAGCCACTTCCGACAAGCTGGATGGCTTTGCCGCGGCGGCGGGTTCCGTACTGTTCTTTGAAGATCAGGATGTGGTGAAAGGCTTGCAGGAGCAGTTTGCGGCTTACGCCGATAACTTCCCGGTATGGTCTGAACACAGCACCGGTATTGCACAGTACGCCGTGTGGCTGGCGCTGACCGAGAAAGGCATCGGCGCGAACCTGCAACACTATAACCCACTGGTTGACGCCGATGTGCAGCGCACCTGGGGTATTCCGGAGAACTGGAAACTGCGCGGCCATATGAACTTCGGTTCGATCGTGGCCCCGGCTGGCGATAAAGCCTTTATGGATGACGCCAAACGCTTTGTGGTTGCCCGTTAA
- the gltX gene encoding glutamate--tRNA ligase, which translates to MKIKTRFAPSPTGYLHVGGARTALYSWLFARNHGGEFVLRIEDTDLERSTPEAIEAIMDGMNWLNLEWDEGPYFQTKRFDRYNSVIDEMLEAGTAYKCYCSKERLEQLRETQMANNEKPRYDGRCRHDHSHHADDEPCVVRFANPQDGSVIFDDQIRGPIEFSNLELDDLIIRRTDGSPTYNFCVVVDDWDMEITHVIRGEDHINNTPRQINILKALNAPVPVYAHVSMINGDDGKKLSKRHGAVSVMQYRDDGYLPEALLNYLVRLGWSSGDQEIFSREEMIKLFSLGAVSKSASAFNTDKLLWLNHHYINSLDPEYVATHLQWHIEQENIDTHTGPQLFELVKLLGERCKTLKEMAASCRYFYEEFDEFDADAAKKHLRPVARQPLEVVRDKLAAITDWTAENVHHAIQATADELEVGMGKVGMPLRVAVTGAGQSPALDVTVHAIGQARSIARINKALGFIAERESQQ; encoded by the coding sequence ATGAAAATCAAAACTCGCTTCGCGCCAAGCCCCACCGGCTACCTGCACGTTGGCGGCGCGCGCACTGCTCTTTACTCCTGGCTATTTGCACGTAATCACGGCGGTGAGTTTGTGCTGCGTATTGAAGACACCGATCTCGAGCGCTCCACTCCGGAAGCAATTGAAGCCATCATGGATGGCATGAACTGGCTGAATCTGGAGTGGGACGAAGGCCCGTACTTCCAGACCAAACGCTTTGACCGCTATAACTCGGTTATCGATGAAATGCTGGAAGCGGGCACCGCCTACAAATGCTACTGCTCGAAAGAACGCCTTGAGCAGCTGCGCGAAACGCAGATGGCAAATAATGAAAAACCACGTTATGACGGTCGTTGCCGCCACGATCATTCGCACCATGCTGATGACGAGCCGTGTGTCGTGCGTTTTGCCAACCCGCAGGATGGTTCTGTTATTTTTGACGACCAGATTCGCGGCCCGATTGAGTTCAGCAACCTCGAACTCGACGATCTGATCATCCGCCGTACTGATGGATCTCCAACTTATAACTTCTGCGTTGTGGTTGATGACTGGGATATGGAAATTACCCACGTTATTCGTGGTGAAGACCATATCAACAACACGCCGCGTCAGATCAACATTCTGAAAGCGTTGAACGCACCGGTTCCGGTATACGCGCATGTGTCGATGATTAACGGCGACGACGGTAAAAAACTCTCCAAACGCCATGGCGCGGTCAGCGTAATGCAGTATCGCGACGATGGTTACCTGCCGGAAGCGCTGCTTAACTACCTGGTACGTCTGGGCTGGTCGAGCGGCGATCAGGAGATCTTCTCACGCGAAGAGATGATCAAGCTGTTCTCTCTTGGCGCGGTAAGCAAATCCGCGAGCGCGTTCAACACTGACAAGCTGCTGTGGCTGAACCATCACTACATCAATTCGCTGGATCCCGAGTATGTGGCGACGCACCTGCAGTGGCACATTGAGCAGGAAAATATCGACACCCATACCGGCCCACAGCTGTTTGAGCTGGTGAAACTGCTCGGCGAGCGTTGCAAAACGCTGAAAGAGATGGCGGCAAGCTGCCGTTATTTCTATGAAGAGTTTGACGAGTTCGATGCGGACGCGGCGAAAAAACATCTGCGTCCGGTTGCGCGTCAGCCACTGGAAGTAGTGCGTGACAAGCTGGCTGCTATCACCGACTGGACGGCGGAAAACGTTCACCACGCGATTCAGGCGACCGCCGATGAGCTGGAAGTGGGCATGGGCAAAGTGGGTATGCCGTTGCGCGTTGCCGTGACCGGCGCGGGTCAGTCTCCGGCGCTGGATGTCACCGTTCACGCCATTGGCCAGGCGCGCAGCATCGCGCGTATCAACAAAGCGCTGGGTTTTATTGCTGAGCGTGAAAGCCAGCAGTAA